A window from Mogibacterium neglectum encodes these proteins:
- the lpdA gene encoding dihydrolipoyl dehydrogenase: MAEFNYDLVVIGAGPGGYEAAFDAVKYGMKVAVIEKDRVGGTCLNRGCVPTKTIMRSSELAKEAREGSKIGVNAADVKVDLDAVRARKDEVLDTLREGIETGLAKAKIDLLHGLALVKDEHTVSYTDSDGKSHEVTGKFILIAAGGNPFIPPIPGAELDGVMDSTELLEQGGTPFDDFVIIGGGVIGVEFATVYNGFGSHVTVVEALDRLIPTVDKELARSLKMSLQKDGIDVLTKCPVVRIEQANGRLAVVYTEKEEEKSIPADAVLMAVGRRSDVPSLLSEQLQHLAVERGRLAVNEHYQSASPSIYGIGDAIGGIELAHTATAEGRNAVAHMNGQEPPIRMETVPTCIYSVPEIASVGISADEAKEQNIEIITKKYAMGANGKTVLEDLGRGTIKLIADADSHILLGAQLMCGRATDLVGELALAISNKLTLEDVASTIHPHPTFVEAIAEAAR; this comes from the coding sequence ATGGCTGAATTTAATTATGATCTAGTTGTTATTGGTGCTGGCCCTGGTGGCTATGAGGCTGCTTTTGACGCTGTTAAGTACGGCATGAAGGTTGCTGTAATCGAGAAGGATAGAGTTGGTGGTACCTGCCTCAACAGAGGCTGCGTGCCTACAAAAACTATCATGCGCTCGTCCGAACTCGCTAAGGAAGCGAGAGAGGGTTCTAAAATCGGTGTTAATGCTGCTGATGTTAAGGTTGACCTCGACGCTGTTAGAGCTCGTAAGGACGAGGTGCTTGATACCCTACGCGAGGGCATTGAAACCGGCCTTGCAAAGGCTAAGATTGACCTACTACATGGTCTCGCGCTAGTCAAAGATGAGCACACTGTATCTTATACAGACAGTGATGGCAAATCACATGAGGTAACTGGTAAGTTTATCCTGATTGCAGCTGGTGGCAATCCGTTTATTCCGCCTATTCCGGGCGCCGAGCTCGATGGCGTTATGGACTCGACCGAGCTCCTCGAGCAGGGCGGTACGCCCTTCGATGATTTCGTAATCATCGGCGGCGGCGTTATCGGTGTTGAATTTGCTACTGTATATAATGGTTTTGGCTCACATGTAACTGTTGTTGAGGCTCTAGACCGTCTCATCCCTACTGTTGATAAGGAATTGGCCCGCAGTCTGAAGATGAGTCTGCAGAAGGACGGCATCGATGTTCTAACTAAGTGCCCTGTTGTAAGAATTGAGCAGGCGAACGGAAGACTTGCGGTTGTATATACCGAAAAAGAGGAGGAGAAATCAATCCCTGCAGATGCTGTTCTCATGGCTGTTGGCAGAAGATCCGATGTTCCTAGTCTGCTATCTGAGCAGCTCCAGCATCTTGCAGTAGAGCGCGGCCGTCTCGCCGTTAATGAGCACTACCAGTCGGCGAGTCCGAGCATCTATGGCATCGGTGACGCAATCGGCGGCATCGAGCTAGCTCATACAGCAACTGCCGAGGGTAGAAATGCAGTTGCTCATATGAACGGTCAGGAACCACCAATCCGCATGGAAACCGTTCCAACCTGCATCTACTCGGTGCCTGAGATTGCGTCTGTCGGCATTTCCGCGGACGAGGCCAAGGAGCAGAACATCGAAATCATCACTAAGAAGTACGCTATGGGAGCAAATGGCAAGACAGTCCTTGAGGACCTCGGCCGCGGCACCATCAAGCTGATTGCCGACGCAGATAGCCATATACTGCTCGGCGCACAACTCATGTGCGGCCGCGCTACCGATCTTGTAGGCGAATTGGCGCTAGCTATTTCAAACAAGCTGACACTCGAAGATGTAGCTTCAACAATCCATCCACACCCAACATTCGTGGAAGCGATTGCAGAAGCGGCAAGATAG